A region from the Coffea eugenioides isolate CCC68of chromosome 9, Ceug_1.0, whole genome shotgun sequence genome encodes:
- the LOC113782471 gene encoding uncharacterized protein LOC113782471, which yields MVITRTKELIFGYIEDNIRRRMQNWKNKFLSSAGKEILSKSVATAMPTYTMACFKLHCKLCKEICALMANYWRGEQDNRNKIHWVSWKKMTKDKKEGGLGFKDIQSFNKALPAKQIWRIITHPNLLANKVFKAKYFSKGNIQSCKVPNNASWFWQCIMGVRGDISWGVWKRMGNGKNTKIWEDR from the coding sequence ATGGTCATCACCAGAACAAAGGAACTGATTTTTGGGTACATTGAGGATAACATCAGAAGAAGAATGCAGAATTGGAAGAACAAATTTCTAAGCTCAGCAGGCAAGGAAATTCTAAGTAAGTCAGTGGCAACAGCAATGCCAACCTACACTATGGCTTGTTTCAAATTACATTGTAAGCTGTGTAAAGAAATATGTGCACTGATGGCCAATTATTGGCGGGGAGAACAAGACAACAGGAACAAGATTCATTGGGTATCCTGGAAGAAAATGACCAAGGATAAGAAGGAAGGTGGACTAGGATTCAAGGATATCCAGAGTTTCAACAAAGCCTTACCAGCTAAACAGATTTGGAGGATCATCACTCATCCAAATCTGCTAGCTAACAAGGTTTTTAAAGCAAAGTACTTCTCAAAAGGCAACATTCAAAGCTGCAAGGTGCCAAACAATGCTTCATGGTTCTGGCAATGCATTATGGGAGTAAGAGGGGACATCAGTTGGGGTGTTTGGAAGAGGATGGGTAATGGAAAGAATACTAAGATATGGGAGGATAGATAG